In Gossypium hirsutum isolate 1008001.06 chromosome D01, Gossypium_hirsutum_v2.1, whole genome shotgun sequence, the genomic window CTCAACCTTTGATACTCCTTATCAGTCAAGGTCTGTGCAGGTGCCACAGTAATTGAATCCCCCGTATGCACTCCCATAGGATCAATGTTCTCAATTGAACAAATGATCACAACATTATCGGCCAAGTCCCTCATCACTTCCAACTCATATTCTTTCCATCCTAACAATGATTTCTCAACTAAAACTTGCGAAGTCAAACTAGCAGCTAAACCAGCCTTACAAATAGACTCAAATTCTTCCTTATTATAAGCTATCCCACCCCCAGTACCTCCTAAAGTAAACGCCGGCCTAATGATCAATGGGAACTCCCCGATTTCATTAGCTATTTCAATACATTCATCTAACGTATTCCCTATCCCTGAAGGTGGAGTTTTTATACCTATGGTTTTCATAGCTTGCTTGAACAGGTCACGGTCCTCAGCTTTTTTAATGGCGTCAAGCTTTGCTCCTATTAACTCCACGCTATATTTCTCCAGAACCCCGGATTCTGCTAACGCCACGGCGAGGTTTAAGGCTGTTTGGCCACCCATTGTGGGTAAAAGCGCGTCGGGACGTTCTTTCTCGAGGACTTGTTCGACTAATTCCGGTGTCATGGGAGTTACGTAAGTCCGGTTAGCCATATCCGGATCAGTCATAATGGTTGCCGGATTCGAGTTTATCAAAACCACTTCATACCCTTCTTCCCTTAACGCTTTGCAAGCTTGGGTACCCGAGTAATCGAATTCACAAGCTTGGCCGATGACGATGGGACCGGCTCCCAGGATCATAATCTTTTTCAAATCCGTCCTTTTCCCTTGCTTGGGACCCTTTTCTTCCGCGGAGGCGTTGGAGTTCGCTTGGATGGAGACACGTTTGGCCGCCATAGGAGAGAGGTGGCGTTGTGATGGCCATGAACGGAGGTGGAAAGAGCTGCGGTTAGGCTTGGGGTTGGAAGAAGAAATGAAGAATAAAGGCGGTAAGTTGAAGGATTTGGGAAGGAAAGGCTTGGAGAAAGAAGAGAAACGGGAAGAAGAGAAGCTTTTGCAGCAGCTCATGGTTGGGTTCTCCGCTTTGCTTTTGCTTTGTTAGTGTCGGCAATGGTTGCTACTACTAAGAGTGAAGTAAGGGAAGAAAGAAGAAACTGACAGAGGAGGATTTCACTAGGGTTTTTTTGACTTTTGCTTTTTATTAGGATATTGTTTTACTTTTTCTATAAAAAACCATATGctttttttatattctatcatATCTTTGAATAACGTGTAATGACCGAAAAACCCATGCTAAGCTGCATTTTATGTTGTCTGGGTGTAAcatacatacatttatacatacaTACTTGTATACTTACAAAGTCCAAATAACATAATGTGGCAAATGAACGGTTCTATTATTAGTAGAACTACTGTCATTGGCTATGAAACACCAATTGAAGAAAGCTTGTGTTCAGAGAATGTTTCAATACTGCAATTCCCCAAAATATGAACACTGCACAATATCagtttatacatgtatatatatcttTTCTGGTTACAATATCCCTAGCTCTGAGTTGCCTCATTGGGAAGCATTTTCTGTCAAATATATGCATCAGTTTTCTTATCTGTTTCCTAGTGGCTTTTGGTTCTTTTCTTCAATGGTCGGGTCTAAAGGCACTTTAGTGCATGCCGCTGCAGATATTCCAGTTTTTGTTACTTGCATTATTACTGCTTGAACTGATTTCAGCACAACTTCCAGCTTCAAAAGCTGCACTATTTCATGTTCTTGTTCCAAAATTATGTGTTGGAATCTTCATGGTTTCCAAGATCAAACATGGGTAAGTGCTGCACTTGCTAATCTGCATGGCCATAAGGATTTCAAGCTCTGGGAATCTTTTCATATTTGATTGTTTACCAAATCTGGTTTTTGTTAGATAGACATAATAACCCACAAACTAACCTTGGTACACAAAAAATGTCATAAAAACTGAACATTCTGAAACATCATAGGCATCAACACACATTTTATCAGTACAAAGCACAAATACAGCTTTCAAAGTTGGTTCCTATTTGTATAGAAACATTTCAGCTCAGAAGGACATCTAAAAGGACAAGATTTCATGATGTTAATCTCCCACCTTTCAAGGAATTAGATGCCAATGTGAATATAATGAATCAAATGATCTGAAACCCAGCTAATGAAAATTTAAGAAGCAACGAACCATGGCTAATAGGTTTGAAGAAATGAGAAGGGACATTGATCAACCTTGAATATTGTATATTCAGTAAGCAACTATATGCAGCAGTAGTTTAATCAACAACAACAAACAAAAATTTCCCACTAACATGCATCTGCTGCATTGATCTATGTTACTCTCTTTCAGGTGCCCTGACATTAGGCTAAAACACTTTGAAACTGCATAACTATCACGAAGGAAGGTTATAAATTTGAAACAATGTTTACCACAAAGGTTATACTTTGAACCTTACACTTTGAAGGGTTTCATTAGGTATAATAAAAAGGATAAAAACttatgtaattatttaaaaaaattacaatggtTGTATCAGTATTTCATCCAAAACGGAAGGTTTCGACTAAGAAACTGCATAACTATCACGAAGGAAGGTTATAAATTTGAAACAATGTGGCGAAAGCAAAACATCAACATTTCCTCTTTGCAAATGAATTAAAACTACAGAAGCTTATATATACCACTATATTGTTGAATTATCTCTACCATTATTGTTTATCATCAGGACTCTGATCCTCCCTTCTACTGGTCAATTCCATCCCTTCTGCAACATCTTCTTTCACTGAGCCTACATTCTCCTGACTTTTACTCTCATTTTCTTTACTAGAGGAGCCATCCATGAAGGAATTTAAGGCAAGCTGACCTGAATAAAGGAATAAGCCTAGAGAATTGATGCCGAAAACAAATGTGGCAAGGTAGCACAATCCATTCACAATAGTCCTGCAAATTACAAACATGTAAGGGATAAAAACTACAAAGGTTTGTAGCCAGGATCATAAAATGGAGTACTAGTTGAAAGGTACCTGATAGTAATTGTTATTTGTCGAACCTGCAAAGCATAAGGatgaaaatgtttgagaaaaaAAATGGTAAACACTCTCAAACAGGAAAGGGCACCACATACATGACTACTCAAAAGTTCAAAGAGTTAAAACAACTAGAACAGATAAGAAAGAAAATAGTAAATGCAGGCATAGATTAGGGGATTGAAGGGACAAACCGAGAAATTATCCGAAACTGTTTGGCGATTAAGAGATGCCTCAATAGTAGTGGTGAACTTATAAAGAATAAGAGTAATGACACCCGCAGCTATGCTTCCCAACAATGCTTGAACTGCTGAGGGTGTTGATGACTTGGTGTCGATTGAAGCTGAACTAATTGCTTTCAAGTTATCTAGTGCCTCTTCCTTCAATGATTTCTTTGTATCTGATGACCTCAATCTCTAGTAACAAGAAAAGGTTCTCTTTAATATCTAACTTAATTCAAAACCACGCATTTGAAAtggaaaacaacaacaacaaatatcagtgaagttttaagttttaatgggAGATTGAAAGTTtaaacttgaaactcaaattcAAATATACCCGATAAGGAAAACCCAATTCTTAATGCTAAGCAAAGTAGATACTGACCAGCTCTTTAGCACGCTTAGCACGGCGTCTAAGGGAACGAAACAGGAAGACCCCAATGGCACCAGTAAGCAAAACACTGGTGGCAGTTTGGAGAGGAGTGGGGTCATCATTTGTAGCGAAGATTGAAGTAGAAGTAGAAGATGGTGGTAGCTCAAAAGGTCCCTCTTCTTCCTCTTGGGTTTCTGCTATGGTGGTGATGGGTCCTTGAGCATGAGCTAAGAATGGCCCAAGGTGGGGTTTGGAGTGGGCAGACAAAAAAGTGGGCTTTCGGAGAAGGAAGAGAGGGGAATAAGACGGGTTGTGAAGAGGAGGAAGGGAGAGAAGGGAAGGGGAGGCAAGGAGATGAAACGATGGAAGCATTTGCAGAAGAGGGTTTCAGAAAGGTTTTAGTTTCAGGGAAGCTTGTTTGTCATGAAAATCTTTTTACGGATTCTGGTATTTCTTTGAAGATTGGATTTGGAAATGAGAAGGTGAAGAAGCATTGTAGTGAGTAAAATATCTGTGGGATATTGTTACTGTTGAAGTTGGGTTTTGGGTCCCAGTTTGAAGAAGTTTTGAGTTTTCATCAACCTCAAATCTCAGGTTAAGTtgatttttcataaataattGATTTAATCCAAAAACTTGGATGATATTAACTTAATCTTGTTTTACCCACCAAAAAttggtaaactataaaaatagttatttttgtttgactcagattatattttattcatttatatttgaaatattacgttttagtcatttacgttaccGTTTTGTTACGAAATAGTCACCCTACCATTAAGCTTTATTATCTCCCTAACGGGGGTCCTACGTGCAGTCTAAATagattttaaatgtcaacttaaatgtattgtaacagcctgatttttcAATGGTGTTAGAAACAGTGGCTCGAGGCCAACAAATTCGGCGAGTAaactcgtaaattttattatttaatatttacgagtcaaatgtggtttttaaaagattttttgaattggtaatttatgttttataataaattattaagttcgagtggtaaaattctaggtcaagtggttttaaaaaatgaagtATCGatacctcatttctataaaccgagctgttacagagtgtcattaagatagtattaaagtttcgttgaaaaattttaaaattttgatagttaattaattaaaaaagactaaattgaaaaatgcaTAAAACTTGCTGATTATAATaaataagtgattaaatggcttgaataataaataaagaaagacCTAAGTAATAATTAGACATAagcagaaaaaaataataaaataaagccatctaatggcaaatttataaattttatgaaattaaaattacaaattgaaattttaaggttttctaGACATtcttcttcaaaatttcggccaaACAGCCATGGGAGAGAGAGTTTTAGCTGGTTTTCCATATTTTTGCTTCATGTGAGTCCAATTcttacccgtttcttgtaatttttatattattgagattgttacaattagtTCTAACTAAATCTTaccttagtttttttattttattaaaaattttggaagttaccattgatgaatattagattttttgatgaaaaacatgaatttagaaCTTTAATTtagttgtatgatgattttataaagtgattttgttaaatattgattttaggatcaaattgtgaaaaggttaaaatattagggtttgatagtaaATTTCTGGTTATTAAGGGCTGTATGATGgcctagaatatttagataaattattgattgagaaaaatttgttaatttgatagattaactagttaagggattaaattgcaaaagttgtaaaagtttggAATAATTGTGtaaagttgaaaaataaaagggtattaattgtgaaatgaattgaaaatgaaatatatgctaatggatgagtaattttatattttagatcaagatcccgtagatactcgtgaaaaaagaaaaatagcagaatagtctctaaacttctacaattactacaatttaatccaggtaagttcgtgttagagtatgcccaaagatcaatcatgaaatggttgtaataacatacttgatttatcatttttattaatataaggcgttaccattattatttcagtttcttttctgtgtgctattttataataatgtcatgagaataatatgattattcttaaaaggtccctagtcaagtattattgttggctaggacaacaataatgcattaagaataacatgtagttgattgatgataaagagttgtccttgatatggaatgtcaaaattgaTACacgaatatgtgtgttagagaacaacatattggactgacccgttatgagtatgtttcttggattattatgtaattgtcacaacattactcatagtgattgatatgtatatgatcctcagacttgatatcatcataatcccaacatcgtgagttgcaTATTTTGATACAgccaaacgtacaccgtaactggttgttttataaaggctgatgttggatataccacgatctgtgtagagggatatggttgatcgatataggataagtccctcctacataatgggagtaatatcttagacCACTTGactgagtgagactagaaatgcatggtcatgctcaaataagctgatatgagatgtcatacttatttgtatatcatagtctacttaagatatcaaggaacatggaatggactatgcaagtgtgactatttcatgacttgtgtccaatttAAAGATAAAGGACTTAAAGATTAtcgcatgaaaggttaatcataaaaatgttatgtcgaatcatgatttcttgtgacttaggtagcattggaatcgttctagtattactgccaatgttacaagaacctacagggtcacaccctatagttgaaatgaacggaataaaacatattTGGTATTatgtttggttgtcgcttgaattaaattaattatagaattaatttaattgggtaatcaaatatcgaatacattatatgtacaaggttgttgtacgcataatgagaacatgaatttggttcgtatataaattcaaataaatatatagtttaccgaaatcattattataattaatgtaattataattttaggtttaaaacatttttatatttatttaatttctagaaaccctaaaatatatatataaaatcccattttttctttgcttggtggGTCTAGCAGCTGTTAAAGCAAAGTCTTttccaaaacagttttggggattccttccgttcattgtcaactgggtggattacggaGAGGCCGGAGTCACAATAGATTGCAGCTCGGTTCGATAGTAGATTAGATTACTCGTTGCTGaggtgttgctgtctactcagaataaatattcggtaatttcgaaaccttaaTTTCACACTAATtcattcctcacacatggatcctgtaacagcccgattttgggtctagtcggaacagtagttttgggaccacaaattcgacgaggaaaaatgtaatggcctaaattttcagaggtgtcggaatggtgattcgagatcactaaattcgacaaatgggtagaaaatattattaatttagtgagtataagttaaatgtgaagttaggaaaatttttgaaatagtgaatagtgcactagaaataaatattaaaataattagcatcgaaaataaggtatcgagacctcaaggattttaaatcgagccataaatgtttttataaatatttatggagcgttaaaaagttagtattaaagtttcgttaagaaattttaaagttccaataattaattgaacaaaaaggactaaattgtaacaaatgaaaaattatgggaaatgattaaatagcttaaatgataaaaggaagaggacttaaaaggcaaatagacccaaggtctatttgggctggacggcaaaggcatgaaatcagtaacaaagtgataagtggtagctttagctacacttatctgatcaagtgacaaagtgataagtggtagccttagctacacttatctgatcaagtgacaaagtgataagtggtagtgataagtggtagccttagctacacttatctgatcaagtgacaaagtgataagtggtagccttagctacacttatctgatcagggacaagtgataagtgatcatacgtaagaccatagttatactatggcaaagtgaaagtgaagtactcaatttttccgtaaccgttccctaatttgattaaggatggtaagtgacaaattgactcaaaagaattaaagaaaatggataagtggtagtgtatttataccaggatgatgttgttattcaagctaaagtgatattttcattgcaccgcatggaagatgaaatgtatCCATcttgggtctccacctctctatgaatgcgctgatgagtttcgggtccaacttgcatccctgGCCTATattggccacgtgccaaaaacctgcTTCCCTTAAGTATTTTTCTATCAACGGTCATGGAGGG contains:
- the LOC107939179 gene encoding uncharacterized protein: MLPSFHLLASPSLLSLPPLHNPSYSPLFLLRKPTFLSAHSKPHLGPFLAHAQGPITTIAETQEEEEGPFELPPSSTSTSIFATNDDPTPLQTATSVLLTGAIGVFLFRSLRRRAKRAKELRLRSSDTKKSLKEEALDNLKAISSASIDTKSSTPSAVQALLGSIAAGVITLILYKFTTTIEASLNRQTVSDNFSVRQITITIRTIVNGLCYLATFVFGINSLGLFLYSGQLALNSFMDGSSSKENESKSQENVGSVKEDVAEGMELTSRREDQSPDDKQ